The following proteins come from a genomic window of Chelmon rostratus isolate fCheRos1 chromosome 23, fCheRos1.pri, whole genome shotgun sequence:
- the LOC121626901 gene encoding uncharacterized protein LOC121626901 — MKTLWFALYLTFLSSGRIAQTTDLKSSTYELQEGGFVSANVGDSVTLQCFCTGTVLTKYYWFKQTLGQKPRLISTYYKYNKNVIFRDEFENNPRFTLDTETGHNHLKITDLQISDSATYYCTSSYSYRFEFTESIIVSVQGSGVNIPALVHQSASDTIQPGGSETLNCTVHTGTCDGEHSVYWFKHSEEPHPGLIYTHGGRNDQCERKPDTQTHTCVYNLPMKSLNQPHAGIYYCAVVSCGHIVFGNGTKLDFEDEVESFVLVYVLIGALAFTTILVVFLAYAAYTMKNRNSCQCTDSRSSAALTPNAVSYQDADNLHYAALRTNTANRSTRQRDDTWTECVYFSVRQ, encoded by the exons ATGAAGACTCTGTggtttgctttgtatttgacttttctgtcctcGGGAAGAATAG ctcagacaactgatctgaaatcatccacatatgagcttcaagagggtggttttgtttcagcaaatgttggTGACAGCGTGactttgcaatgtttttgtACAGGGACAGTTCTGACAAAGTATTACTGGTTTAAACAAACTCTGGGACAGAAACCAAGGCTCATCTCTACTTActacaaatataacaaaaatgtgatttttcgTGATGAATTTGAAAACAATCCACGCTTCACACTGGATACAGAAACTGGTCACAATCACTTGAAGATTACAGATCTACAAATTTCAGATTCTGCTACTTATTACTGCACAAGTAGCTATTCATACAGGTTTGAGTTTACAGAGAGCATTATTGTGAGTGTACAGGGTTCAGGTGTGAACATCCCAGCTTTGGTCCATCAGTCAGCATCTGACACCATCCAGCCAGGAGGCTCTGAGACTCtgaactgtacagtacacactgggacctgtgatggagaacacagtgtttactggtTCAAACACTCTGAAGAACCTCATCCAGGACTCATTTACACCCATGGAGGCAGGAATgatcagtgtgagaggaaacccgacacacaaacacacacctgtgtctacAACCTGCCAATGAAGAGCCTGAATCAGCCTCATGCTGGGATCtactactgtgctgttgtctcatGTGGACACATCGTGTTTGGAAACGGGACCAAGCTGGACTTTGAAG ATGAGGTGGAGTCGTTTGTCTTGGTGTATGTCTTGATTGGAGCTCTGGCATTCACCACCATCCTGGTTGTTTTTCTGGCGTATGCAGCATATAcaatgaagaacagaaacagctgtcagtgtacAG ACTCAAGATCTTCAGCTGCCTTGACTCCAAATGCAGTG AGTTACCAAGATGCAGACAACCTCCATTATGCTGCTTTAAGGACCAACACAGCCAACAGATCaacaagacagagagacgaCACCTGGACTGAATGTGTGTACTTCAGTGTTCGGCAGTAg